Below is a genomic region from Trichoderma asperellum chromosome 2, complete sequence.
CCGCTATTGTCTCCATCTCCTGTATCAGTTACCTACTACGAAAGCAGAGCCCCTCGCAATTAGCCTGGTTCCTGCGCAATCACAAGTAACTGCTACTACGCTGTATGTCATGattcctgctgcttctcccctgcgctgatgctgatggccGCCACCCCGCGCAGCAAACTactctttatttttctcgctctccctcttctctcattcCAAGCAAAAGTACCCCACGCCATCTAAAAAGGCCCGCGCGGCCAATTGATCGCAACTTTCTCGCGACTCTAGTCCGAGACACGACCAGCTTAGAGGACCGAGACAACGGAACTACCCCGTGGCCagataaaaagagagacagccCCCAGCGACTCATTCGGTCACACGTTTCACACGGACTGGAGCTGCTCATCTACGTTTCTCTCCACCTCCAttactactattactacgCACGACCATGGTTCGATACGACAGAAATCCGCGGAGGCGGTCATCAACGCCAAATTTAAAGCTGTCGCCAGCCCAAATGGCCGCGCTGCAGACTGCGGACCCAGCTTCACCGCCCGACACTCCTGTCACCTCACCAGACTTCCCCCGCAAGGATAACCCAGCGGCATTTTACCTGTTGGCGAATTCCCTTGCTCAAGACCCAAATATCAGGCCATATGGGAGTGGCCATCAGTTCAGTTATCGCCCGCTGGAACAATTGAGCCCGcgatcatcatcctcgtccgAAGCCGACAAGGAGCATTCGATTAGTGGCGATTCTTCCGATAGCGCTAGCGTTGTTAGCCTGCCAACCTCGGCGCAGCGATTGCGACATGATGCTTCGGTCGAAAAGAATGCCTTGGAGTTGCACGAGCTGGATGCATCTGgggatgcagatgcagatgcagaatCTGAGTCTGAGGCTGATTGCGAGGCGGAGACAGACAAGCTTAAGCGAGCAAGGCTTGCGCACGGCCCCGCGACAAGCATCCCTGAGCGCTGCGACTTTACGATTGACTTTACGATTGAGGATATGGATCCGATGGACAGTGAGTGGGAAGGCCTGGATGTCGTCTACCCCACTGAGATTGAGAGTGAATCCGATGTCGAGGCGCCTCTAAGCCAGTCTGCGTCTCAGCAGAGGGATCTGGACCAAGACATGATGCAAGACCTCGAGAATCTTAATTGCAGCAACGAGGCATCTGATGATGAGActgaggatgacgaagagtcGGAGTTCATGAGAAGGCAGCAGGAGCTGAAGCGCATTCGAAGAGTGAGCATGTCGAGCAGCTTCGGTAAGAGGACGCACAGCGAGCTGAGCGACTCGGACGACAACGACTGCGCCCTTGACGTCAATGAGGCCGGCTCCAGCGCTCGGCGATTTCGCAAGAGGGTCCACCGCGGAAGCTTACTGTTCCAGGATCCCCCCGCGCCTCGAATTGATGAGCTAGAAGAGCCCAATTCGAGCGAGGATGAATATGCCAACGAGATGCGCCTTGCGC
It encodes:
- a CDS encoding uncharacterized protein (EggNog:ENOG41) gives rise to the protein MVRYDRNPRRRSSTPNLKLSPAQMAALQTADPASPPDTPVTSPDFPRKDNPAAFYLLANSLAQDPNIRPYGSGHQFSYRPLEQLSPRSSSSSEADKEHSISGDSSDSASVVSLPTSAQRLRHDASVEKNALELHELDASGDADADAESESEADCEAETDKLKRARLAHGPATSIPERCDFTIDFTIEDMDPMDSEWEGLDVVYPTEIESESDVEAPLSQSASQQRDLDQDMMQDLENLNCSNEASDDETEDDEESEFMRRQQELKRIRRVSMSSSFGKRTHSELSDSDDNDCALDVNEAGSSARRFRKRVHRGSLLFQDPPAPRIDELEEPNSSEDEYANEMRLAQELPYHAMEIMDTDSS